The Spirochaeta lutea genome window below encodes:
- a CDS encoding DUF3276 family protein gives MGVRGEIFSTRVISDRRTFFFNVKENRRGDKFLNIVESRKNVNEDFDRSQIMIYEEDVDRFVEELEKAVKALKTRS, from the coding sequence ATGGGCGTACGTGGCGAAATTTTTTCTACGAGGGTGATATCTGATCGACGGACATTCTTTTTCAATGTGAAGGAGAATCGTCGGGGAGATAAGTTTCTCAATATTGTAGAAAGCCGAAAAAATGTGAATGAGGATTTTGACCGCTCTCAGATTATGATTTATGAAGAAGATGTGGACCGTTTCGTTGAGGAACTAGAAAAAGCCGTCAAGGCATTAAAGACTCGTTCCTAG
- a CDS encoding ribonuclease HII, which produces MVSISTMYVCGLDEAGRGPLCGPVTAGAVILPEEYNHPLYKDSKKLTEKKRRLIAEEIRGSSHPWGIGWASHREIDSMNIHNATLLAMTRAWEDLVRRSGASQLEIILEQGLAILVDGKFVPPIPGFTGEILPVVKGDQLVTAISAASILAKTERDAWLDDWCTENDQDDRYGLRKHKGYPTEFHRKKIAEYGPSEIHRLSFRLPQG; this is translated from the coding sequence ATGGTATCTATCAGCACCATGTATGTATGCGGACTTGATGAAGCTGGGCGGGGGCCGCTTTGCGGCCCCGTAACGGCTGGGGCAGTCATACTCCCGGAGGAGTATAATCACCCACTGTATAAGGACAGTAAAAAACTCACAGAAAAAAAACGACGACTCATCGCGGAAGAGATTAGGGGATCCTCGCATCCCTGGGGGATAGGATGGGCCAGCCATCGAGAAATTGACAGTATGAACATCCACAATGCGACCCTGCTTGCCATGACCCGTGCTTGGGAGGATCTTGTACGCCGGTCCGGTGCAAGTCAGCTTGAGATCATCCTCGAGCAGGGGCTCGCTATCCTGGTGGACGGGAAGTTTGTCCCGCCTATTCCCGGTTTTACCGGGGAGATTCTTCCGGTTGTCAAGGGTGATCAATTAGTCACCGCCATTTCTGCTGCATCAATTCTTGCGAAAACCGAACGTGATGCCTGGCTGGATGATTGGTGTACTGAGAACGACCAAGATGACCGGTACGGCCTACGAAAGCACAAGGGGTATCCCACCGAATTTCATCGGAAAAAGATCGCCGAGTACGGTCCCAGTGAAATTCACCGTCTGAGCTTCCGTCTGCCCCAGGGATAA
- a CDS encoding formate/nitrite transporter family protein: MRNTSQILPPGEVIRQFITAGEKKIQQPSRQFFLSSVLGGAYVALGCLLALGVAGGIPGIAAANPGLPKLLFGVMFPLGLILVVFTGADLFTSDCAIFTVSWLSKRTPLKAVAPRLLLSYGGNFIGAMVVLFIVAIPSGFLGHEPWSAYFAGIAEGKTSHSFLLSLLKGVGANWLVCLAAWMGTAASDAPGKMLGIWLPVMAFVTLGLEHSIANFFLIPGGMMSGSTNTIIEMFATNIIPVTLGNMLGGIFLVGVPQTLLFLQNDSAE; the protein is encoded by the coding sequence ATGCGTAACACATCACAAATTCTTCCCCCCGGGGAGGTTATTCGACAATTCATAACGGCCGGTGAAAAGAAGATCCAGCAACCGTCTCGGCAATTTTTTCTGTCGTCAGTACTTGGAGGCGCGTATGTGGCCTTGGGTTGTTTATTGGCTCTTGGGGTTGCCGGGGGGATCCCCGGGATTGCTGCAGCCAACCCCGGTCTGCCTAAGCTCCTGTTCGGGGTAATGTTCCCCCTGGGATTGATTTTGGTGGTATTCACCGGCGCCGATTTGTTTACAAGCGACTGTGCTATCTTTACGGTTTCTTGGTTGAGCAAACGAACCCCCTTGAAGGCGGTAGCGCCGCGGTTGCTTCTCAGCTACGGGGGCAATTTCATTGGCGCTATGGTGGTTCTATTTATTGTGGCTATACCGAGCGGTTTTCTTGGCCATGAACCCTGGAGCGCATATTTTGCGGGGATTGCCGAGGGTAAAACGAGTCACAGCTTTTTACTCTCCCTTCTGAAGGGAGTCGGGGCGAACTGGCTGGTTTGTTTAGCAGCCTGGATGGGGACTGCAGCTTCTGACGCCCCGGGGAAAATGCTAGGGATATGGTTACCGGTTATGGCCTTTGTCACCCTAGGGCTTGAGCATAGCATTGCGAATTTTTTCCTTATTCCCGGTGGAATGATGAGCGGAAGCACGAATACCATTATCGAGATGTTCGCTACCAACATAATACCGGTAACCCTTGGGAATATGCTCGGAGGGATTTTTCTGGTCGGCGTGCCCCAGACGCTCTTGTTCTTACAGAATGATTCTGCGGAGTAA